The following nucleotide sequence is from Streptomyces pactum.
ACTTCCGGCCCCAAGCGCACGTCCGGTGCGGGGGCTCCGGCGGAGGCCCGGCCGGCGGCCCGGAGCCGGAAAGCGTCACTGGGCCGGCCGGAGGAGTCGCGGCATCGTCGCGCGCGCCCGGGGGTACCGCCTGACCCATGACCGTGTCCGCGGAACCGCTGCCCGAGTCGGACCTGCGTGAGGTGATCGGCCTGCTGGTCCGGCTCATCGAGTCGGCCGGTGCCCTGATCATCTTCACCGGCGCGGTCTGGGCGTTCGTCCAGTTCCTGCGGGCCGGCACGGGCGGCGCGGGCGGCGGCGCCCGGGTCGACGGCTTCAACCGCATCCGCCTGGGCCTGGGCCGCTTCCTCGTCCTGGGACTGGAGTTCCAGCTGGCCGGGGACGTCCTGCGGACGGCGGTCGCGCCGAGCTTCACCGAGATCGGCCAGCTCGCCGCCATCGCGGCCATCCGGACCGCGCTCAACTACTTCCTCGGCCGGGAGATCGCCCAGGAGCGGGCCGAGATCGAGCGGGCGGCGAGCGCCCCGCCGCCGGCCGCCACGGGCCGCCCGGCGTGACCGACGCACCGCACCTGGCCGCGGTGGCGGTCACCGTCCTCGGTCTGGCCGCCGCGGTGGCGGCCGGCCGCCTCACGCGCGCCGTCCGCCCG
It contains:
- a CDS encoding DUF1622 domain-containing protein, with product MTVSAEPLPESDLREVIGLLVRLIESAGALIIFTGAVWAFVQFLRAGTGGAGGGARVDGFNRIRLGLGRFLVLGLEFQLAGDVLRTAVAPSFTEIGQLAAIAAIRTALNYFLGREIAQERAEIERAASAPPPAATGRPA